From one Bifidobacterium sp. WK012_4_13 genomic stretch:
- a CDS encoding ABC transporter permease subunit: MSAVESHAQDKSHEKSVPTFSLKGQILANLRSYGIFLALIIIILIFQVLTGNRLLYPNNVVALVQQNAYVLITAIGMLMLIIATHIDLSVGSVIAFIGGVGAYAMMNWGMNWMLAILFMIVVGLLVGVWQGFWVAYVHIPAFVVTLGGMLIFRGLATLIAGESIAVRSTPFRTIAIGYLPNVFGFWWGFDGLTIVIGAIGIALFVWSQLRKRAKAARNRIEVESSIWTTVKCVLGIAIIGYVTYLFAGSGNATEGGIPIMFVLIAALIGIYWFVLNRMILGRDIYAVGGNRKAAILSGVNTEMVDFKIFLNMGLLTSIASIVVLSRLASASAATGQGFEMDAIAACFIGGTAVFGGIGTIPGVLVGALIMGVLNQGLSIMGIDASIISTIKGLVVIVAVAYDLLSKRKKA; encoded by the coding sequence ATGTCAGCCGTTGAATCGCATGCACAAGACAAGTCACATGAAAAGTCCGTTCCGACCTTTTCACTTAAGGGTCAGATACTCGCGAATCTGAGATCATACGGAATCTTTCTCGCACTGATCATCATCATCCTCATCTTCCAGGTTCTTACAGGCAACCGTTTGCTCTATCCGAACAACGTCGTTGCACTCGTTCAGCAGAATGCCTATGTGCTCATCACTGCAATCGGCATGCTGATGCTCATCATTGCCACTCATATCGATCTTTCCGTGGGTTCCGTCATCGCGTTCATAGGCGGTGTGGGTGCCTACGCGATGATGAATTGGGGAATGAACTGGATGCTGGCCATTCTCTTCATGATCGTCGTCGGACTGCTTGTCGGCGTCTGGCAGGGTTTTTGGGTCGCATACGTCCACATCCCCGCATTCGTGGTCACCCTTGGTGGCATGCTGATTTTTCGAGGCCTTGCAACCCTTATCGCCGGAGAATCGATAGCCGTTCGCTCAACTCCCTTCCGCACGATCGCAATAGGCTATCTTCCCAATGTCTTCGGCTTCTGGTGGGGCTTTGACGGTCTGACCATCGTCATAGGCGCGATTGGCATTGCCCTGTTCGTATGGTCCCAGTTACGCAAGCGTGCGAAGGCGGCAAGGAACAGGATCGAAGTGGAGTCCTCGATCTGGACGACGGTCAAATGTGTGCTTGGCATTGCGATCATCGGTTACGTCACCTATCTCTTTGCAGGATCGGGAAACGCGACCGAGGGTGGAATCCCCATCATGTTCGTCCTGATTGCGGCGCTGATCGGAATATATTGGTTCGTTCTCAACCGCATGATCCTTGGGCGCGATATCTATGCCGTGGGCGGCAACAGAAAGGCTGCAATCCTGTCAGGAGTAAATACCGAAATGGTCGATTTCAAGATTTTCCTCAATATGGGATTGCTCACATCCATCGCTTCGATCGTCGTTCTTTCAAGGCTTGCATCTGCGAGTGCGGCGACCGGACAAGGTTTTGAGATGGATGCGATAGCCGCATGCTTCATCGGTGGCACTGCCGTGTTCGGTGGCATAGGAACAATACCCGGGGTCTTGGTGGGCGCACTTATCATGGGAGTCCTGAATCAAGGCCTGTCGATCATGGGCATTGACGCTTCGATCATCAGCACCATCAAGGGTCTCGTCGTAATCGTTGCGGTGGCCTACGATCTCCTGAGCAAAAGAAAGAAGGCATGA
- a CDS encoding SGNH/GDSL hydrolase family protein, producing MTLPPKEGEGMPRLDVHLPSSTSHIVCIGDSITNGDTGLGFHASRPWPQSVGRLLNAKVTACGHDGASTVDYRSCPEYGQAKAAVPSADIIVFGLGTNDVDLEHARDRDSVAKVIPRLESLVRECIGDSTRNPEIAVLSVLQFATEEPIFRERFELAELEQLNQGVDLLNAEYRCMCRRNHWHFIDYASNFNQRREYYGNSIHPNQRGYDFIARILAPRLAGLLGA from the coding sequence ATGACTTTGCCACCCAAGGAAGGAGAGGGAATGCCCAGACTCGACGTGCATCTGCCCTCTTCGACATCACATATCGTCTGCATAGGCGACAGCATAACGAACGGCGATACAGGACTGGGGTTTCATGCCTCGCGTCCGTGGCCGCAATCCGTTGGAAGGCTGTTGAACGCCAAGGTCACGGCGTGCGGTCACGATGGTGCGAGCACAGTGGATTACAGGAGTTGCCCCGAGTATGGGCAAGCGAAGGCGGCGGTTCCGTCGGCCGACATCATTGTCTTCGGTCTGGGCACGAATGATGTGGATTTGGAACATGCGCGCGATCGCGATTCGGTCGCCAAGGTGATTCCTCGTCTTGAATCCCTTGTCAGGGAATGCATCGGAGATTCGACGCGCAATCCTGAGATCGCAGTCCTGTCAGTGCTGCAGTTCGCGACCGAGGAGCCGATTTTTCGTGAGCGCTTCGAATTGGCTGAGCTTGAGCAGCTGAATCAAGGGGTTGACCTGCTCAACGCCGAATACCGATGCATGTGCCGCAGAAACCATTGGCATTTCATCGACTATGCTTCGAACTTCAATCAGCGCCGTGAGTATTATGGCAATTCGATTCATCCCAATCAGCGTGGATACGACTTCATCGCGCGTATCCTCGCACCACGTCTTGCAGGGCTGCTTGGAGCCTGA
- a CDS encoding MarR family winged helix-turn-helix transcriptional regulator: protein MATHLEHGTNRTDGSAHGSDSDLETGRKTELKPQILNQLRELSMMMIRIRTQVSRIDDGMQERAYRHLAERRMAQRQARMAERSRDRARMPGMPNPMEALGGGDYALRGQGRVLLTLTLRSTVSQRDLATILGLSRQALGQLLGKLEAKGYISRKPSDGDRRVAMVEITEKGRKAAQQLHKTMQNAADAFDCLDAEELVQFSGYLQRVIENIEKKYPEDEFVERRRMMKEAMREFREANMQEGEE from the coding sequence ATGGCTACGCATCTTGAACACGGCACGAACAGAACCGACGGCTCAGCACACGGCAGCGATTCAGACCTGGAAACCGGAAGAAAGACAGAGCTCAAGCCGCAGATACTCAACCAACTTCGCGAACTCAGCATGATGATGATCCGGATCCGGACGCAGGTCTCACGCATCGACGACGGCATGCAAGAACGAGCCTATCGCCATCTTGCAGAGCGCCGGATGGCTCAGCGTCAGGCCCGCATGGCCGAACGAAGCCGTGACCGGGCGCGCATGCCAGGCATGCCCAATCCCATGGAGGCACTCGGCGGAGGCGATTACGCCCTGCGAGGACAGGGACGAGTACTGCTCACCCTCACCCTGCGGTCCACGGTAAGCCAGCGCGACCTCGCAACGATTCTCGGTCTGAGTCGTCAGGCTCTGGGTCAGTTGCTGGGGAAGCTCGAGGCAAAGGGCTATATCTCGCGCAAACCGTCGGATGGCGACAGGCGCGTTGCCATGGTCGAGATAACGGAGAAAGGCAGGAAGGCCGCGCAGCAGTTGCATAAGACCATGCAGAATGCAGCCGATGCCTTCGACTGCCTCGACGCTGAGGAATTGGTACAATTTAGCGGATATTTGCAGAGGGTCATCGAAAACATAGAGAAGAAGTATCCCGAAGACGAGTTTGTGGAACGCCGTAGGATGATGAAGGAAGCTATGCGTGAATTTCGTGAGGCAAATATGCAAGAAGGGGAAGAATGA
- a CDS encoding dioxygenase gives MFSSSESIAIEQHSATPSVSRTTRGTANVEGRLTSPVARVPESTASAGGITIKGHTIKTFAYTTDAAVIRNTNADAILAVYPFTGEPVITQALLIVAQQPVFVGVGGGTTTGTRVVELAMVAEMQGAAGVVINSPAPAETVEAAMNSIDIPVIATVTADDEITEEKILAGAAIINVAAGANTTSVVTGIRAHHPEIPILASCGSTDINIASTLEAGADALTWTPPSAQLLQTQMMARYRGETPEG, from the coding sequence ATGTTCTCATCGAGTGAATCAATAGCGATCGAGCAGCATAGTGCAACACCATCGGTGAGCCGCACGACGAGGGGAACGGCGAACGTCGAGGGACGCCTGACATCTCCCGTTGCCCGAGTTCCCGAATCCACCGCGAGCGCGGGTGGCATCACCATCAAAGGCCATACGATCAAGACCTTCGCATATACGACCGATGCTGCGGTGATTCGTAACACCAATGCGGATGCCATTCTTGCCGTCTATCCGTTCACGGGCGAACCGGTCATCACACAGGCACTGCTCATCGTCGCCCAGCAGCCGGTATTCGTAGGAGTCGGAGGAGGCACGACGACCGGCACTCGCGTCGTCGAGCTGGCCATGGTCGCAGAGATGCAGGGCGCCGCCGGCGTCGTCATCAATTCGCCTGCGCCTGCGGAGACCGTCGAGGCTGCAATGAATTCAATCGACATCCCAGTAATCGCAACCGTCACCGCCGACGATGAGATCACCGAGGAAAAAATTCTTGCAGGTGCTGCAATAATCAATGTCGCAGCCGGCGCCAATACGACTTCGGTCGTGACAGGCATTCGTGCGCATCACCCCGAAATACCAATTCTCGCGTCATGCGGGAGCACGGACATCAATATCGCCAGCACGCTCGAGGCAGGCGCCGACGCTCTGACATGGACTCCCCCAAGCGCACAGCTGCTCCAGACCCAGATGATGGCGCGATATCGTGGCGAGACCCCGGAAGGCTGA
- a CDS encoding ATP-binding protein, translating into MTLRHETYRPRIIDAVLKRHLATFGAVEVAGTMWSGKTWSAQAQANSQTSLYSQQAADLARIDPGTVLSGEPPHLIDEWQEVPSVWDSARHAVDEAGSVPGQYMLTGSSTPAKNQVRHSGAGRISQLRMWPMSLSESGDSDGSVSLSGLFDGDFTSGPTQSSIDDLARFICLGGWPGALKLNPDSAILIPAQYMSTLISSSQGKTPRSQRQLRALGVSLARNVGASATLDTLGEDMRLDAEDAPQTRQVVRQCLDFYEERYVIDEIRGWDAPIKSPRRLRTKPKRYFSDPSLPASLLGMTPSRLMSQPQLFGNLFEELCMRDLRVYVSALTASPLDSLRYYRDSDGLEVDAIVELNDGRWGAIEIKLGSNKVDQGVHSLLRLRNKIQSNPAAHNPEPSFMAVLVGKTDFQYTTPEGVRVFPITSLTV; encoded by the coding sequence GTGACGCTACGACATGAAACGTATCGTCCGCGCATCATCGACGCGGTTCTGAAACGTCACCTTGCCACTTTCGGTGCAGTTGAGGTTGCGGGCACGATGTGGTCGGGCAAGACGTGGAGCGCGCAGGCGCAAGCGAACAGCCAGACCAGTCTGTATTCGCAGCAAGCGGCTGACTTGGCTCGGATAGACCCTGGGACCGTGCTTTCAGGGGAACCTCCTCATCTCATCGACGAATGGCAAGAGGTTCCGAGTGTTTGGGATTCGGCCAGACATGCTGTTGACGAGGCGGGGAGCGTGCCGGGCCAGTACATGCTGACAGGTTCCTCTACTCCTGCCAAGAATCAGGTGAGGCATAGCGGTGCCGGACGAATCTCGCAATTGCGCATGTGGCCTATGAGTCTAAGCGAATCTGGGGATAGTGATGGATCTGTTTCTCTGAGCGGTCTCTTTGATGGAGATTTCACATCCGGCCCCACGCAGAGCAGCATTGATGATCTCGCGCGTTTCATCTGTTTGGGCGGATGGCCAGGTGCGCTCAAGCTTAATCCCGACTCTGCGATTCTGATACCTGCGCAATATATGAGCACCTTAATCTCATCCAGTCAAGGGAAGACCCCGCGAAGCCAGCGGCAGCTTCGGGCATTGGGTGTGTCATTGGCAAGAAATGTAGGTGCATCCGCAACTTTGGATACACTCGGTGAAGATATGCGTTTGGACGCCGAGGATGCTCCTCAGACCAGACAAGTCGTTCGCCAATGCCTTGATTTCTATGAGGAACGATATGTGATCGATGAGATCAGGGGTTGGGATGCTCCGATTAAATCACCAAGACGCTTAAGAACGAAGCCGAAACGCTATTTTTCCGACCCTTCGCTCCCTGCATCTCTACTTGGTATGACCCCTTCCAGACTTATGTCGCAGCCTCAGCTGTTCGGCAATCTTTTCGAAGAGCTGTGCATGCGCGATCTGCGTGTATATGTTTCTGCTCTGACTGCTTCGCCATTGGACTCATTGAGATACTACAGGGATTCCGATGGTCTGGAAGTGGATGCGATTGTTGAATTGAACGATGGCAGATGGGGTGCGATTGAGATCAAGCTTGGCTCCAACAAGGTCGATCAGGGAGTGCACTCCTTGCTGCGCTTACGGAACAAGATTCAATCGAATCCAGCTGCACATAATCCAGAGCCATCATTCATGGCGGTGCTGGTAGGCAAGACGGACTTCCAATATACGACGCCAGAGGGCGTGCGCGTATTCCCGATTACCAGTCTGACCGTCTGA